A single genomic interval of Lewinellaceae bacterium harbors:
- a CDS encoding GNAT family N-acetyltransferase, protein MQLPEIIETERLLIRPFRSADLPSFLDFMLDEMATEYLTFTEEQKTEEGAKALFWQVIESYRTGEPIPALAIVDKETGLFMGSCGVSPLDEVGVIECYYSLLPKYWGMGFATEASKALVGYYIRQEEVRAVRAFVSPSNPRSIHVAERIGMQALGEGRHPFSGLEGLVYEMRGNDGG, encoded by the coding sequence ATGCAATTGCCGGAAATCATTGAAACCGAACGCCTGCTGATACGCCCCTTCCGGTCGGCCGACCTTCCCTCTTTCCTCGACTTCATGCTCGACGAAATGGCTACCGAGTACCTAACCTTCACGGAGGAGCAAAAAACGGAGGAGGGCGCTAAAGCCCTGTTTTGGCAGGTCATTGAAAGTTACCGCACCGGCGAGCCCATCCCTGCCCTGGCCATTGTGGATAAGGAAACCGGGCTGTTCATGGGGTCCTGTGGTGTGTCGCCCCTGGATGAAGTAGGCGTTATCGAATGTTACTACAGCCTGCTGCCCAAGTACTGGGGCATGGGCTTCGCTACTGAAGCGTCCAAAGCGCTTGTTGGGTATTACATCCGCCAGGAAGAAGTGAGGGCCGTCAGGGCATTCGTCAGCCCCAGCAACCCCCGGAGCATCCACGTGGCGGAACGCATTGGCATGCAGGCGCTGGGGGAGGGGAGGCATCCCTTTTCCGGACTGGAGGGGCTGGTATATGAGATGCGGGGGAATGATGGTGGCTGA